From Woronichinia naegeliana WA131, the proteins below share one genomic window:
- a CDS encoding alpha-amylase family glycosyl hydrolase — translation MKSATKIKGMGSILHSEGVAFRVWAPNATSVSVIGSFNNWDGTKHPMKAEENGNWYLNIKEAKAGDQYRFLLSTPWGEFKRIDPYAREVTNSVGQAIVHDPSFDWQGDDFYIAPWNELIIYELHVGTFNDEEDLNRPGKFPSISARLEYLKKLGINAIQVMPIGEFAGERSWGYNPSHIFSVEITYGGPLAFKQFIKLAHQAGIAVILDVVYNHLGPSDLDLWQFDGWQENDRGGIYFYNDERSHTPWGETRPDYGRGEVRQYIIDNVLMWLEEYHIDGLRFDCTQFIRTVHGSEEHSLPDGWSLLQWINSEISRKFPGRIAIAEDLQSNKWLTKDVGAGGAGFASQWDAMFVHPIRQAVITTLDEHRSLAAIRDAIYYRYNDDAWDRVIYSESHDEVSNGKARVPHEISPKDSKGWYARKRSTLAAAMVLTAPGIPMLFQGQEFLEGGWFRDTIPVVWEQREEFHGILRLYHDLIHLRRNLDGFSQGLCGQFTQVYHLNEERNLIAFHRWDKGGVGDDVVVVANFFHEAQSNYLLGFPAPGLWKLRCNSDWQGYNEDFHNCPSTDVMAESGYYDQFPGCGRIAIGPYSVLIFSQ, via the coding sequence ATGAAATCTGCAACTAAGATTAAGGGAATGGGTTCAATTCTACATTCAGAAGGCGTTGCCTTTCGTGTCTGGGCACCCAATGCCACCAGTGTTTCTGTGATCGGTTCCTTTAATAATTGGGATGGTACGAAACACCCGATGAAAGCAGAAGAAAATGGCAATTGGTATCTCAACATCAAAGAGGCAAAAGCAGGCGATCAGTATCGTTTTCTGCTTTCTACACCCTGGGGAGAGTTTAAGCGCATTGATCCCTATGCCCGTGAGGTGACAAATTCTGTGGGGCAGGCGATCGTCCATGATCCGAGCTTTGATTGGCAAGGGGATGATTTTTATATTGCTCCCTGGAATGAACTGATCATCTATGAACTTCATGTCGGCACTTTTAATGATGAGGAAGATCTGAATCGTCCGGGGAAATTTCCTTCGATCTCAGCCCGTTTGGAATATTTAAAAAAGCTGGGGATTAATGCGATCCAAGTCATGCCCATCGGTGAGTTTGCGGGAGAACGCTCCTGGGGTTACAATCCTTCCCACATTTTTTCTGTTGAGATTACCTATGGCGGCCCCTTAGCCTTTAAGCAATTTATTAAACTTGCTCACCAAGCTGGCATTGCTGTCATTTTAGACGTGGTTTATAATCACCTCGGCCCTAGCGATCTCGATCTTTGGCAGTTTGATGGTTGGCAGGAGAACGATCGCGGTGGCATTTATTTTTATAACGATGAGCGAAGCCATACACCCTGGGGAGAAACCCGGCCTGATTACGGACGAGGGGAAGTGCGGCAATACATTATTGACAATGTGTTGATGTGGCTAGAGGAATATCACATTGATGGTCTGCGCTTTGATTGTACGCAATTTATTCGCACTGTTCACGGTTCTGAAGAGCATAGCTTACCCGATGGTTGGAGCTTACTTCAGTGGATTAATAGCGAGATTTCCCGAAAATTTCCTGGCCGTATTGCGATCGCCGAAGATTTGCAAAGTAACAAGTGGCTAACTAAAGACGTAGGAGCCGGAGGAGCCGGATTTGCTTCTCAGTGGGATGCCATGTTCGTTCACCCGATCCGTCAGGCAGTGATTACGACCCTAGACGAACACCGTTCCCTGGCGGCGATCCGGGATGCCATCTATTATCGCTACAACGATGATGCTTGGGATCGGGTCATTTACAGCGAATCTCACGATGAAGTATCGAACGGTAAAGCCCGTGTTCCCCATGAGATCAGCCCCAAGGACTCTAAAGGTTGGTATGCCAGGAAACGATCAACCCTCGCAGCAGCAATGGTATTAACGGCTCCAGGGATTCCGATGCTTTTCCAAGGTCAGGAATTCTTAGAAGGAGGTTGGTTCCGCGATACGATTCCGGTGGTTTGGGAACAACGGGAAGAATTTCACGGCATTTTGCGCCTATACCATGATCTCATTCACTTACGGCGCAATCTGGATGGTTTTAGTCAGGGTCTTTGCGGACAGTTTACCCAGGTCTATCATCTTAATGAAGAACGCAACTTGATCGCTTTTCATCGCTGGGACAAGGGCGGAGTAGGAGATGATGTGGTGGTGGTGGCTAACTTTTTCCATGAAGCGCAATCGAATTATCTCCTGGGTTTTCCGGCTCCAGGCCTCTGGAAATTGCGGTGTAACAGTGATTGGCAAGGTTACAATGAGGATTTTCACAATTGTCCCAGTACTGATGTTATGGCTGAGTCAGGTTACTACGATCAGTTTCCTGGCTGTGGCAGGATTGCGATCGGCCCCTACAGTGTGCTGATTTTTTCGCAATAA
- a CDS encoding SEC59/DGK1/VTE5 family protein, whose product MSPAPWSAIAGVGVYLGVLILIAETLNRFSNQQGEVTRKIVHIGSGQVVLLAWWLKIPAWIGVGAAIVAGGVAILSYFLPILPSLESVGRRSLGTFFYAISMGLLIGYFFSRQQPEYAALGILIMAWGDGLAALIGQNFGQHPYQLWGIRKTWEGSLTMLVVSFVVTVLMLGIIQPISLSLMAIALIVAILATFLETFSKFGIDNLTVPLGSAILAFSLSQFIL is encoded by the coding sequence ATGTCTCCTGCTCCCTGGTCGGCGATCGCTGGGGTGGGGGTTTATCTGGGGGTTTTAATCCTGATTGCAGAAACCCTAAACCGTTTTTCTAATCAGCAGGGTGAAGTGACTCGCAAAATTGTCCATATTGGCAGTGGACAGGTGGTGCTTCTGGCTTGGTGGTTGAAGATTCCGGCTTGGATCGGTGTTGGGGCGGCGATCGTTGCAGGGGGCGTGGCCATTTTGTCCTACTTTTTGCCCATTTTGCCGAGCTTGGAAAGTGTGGGAAGACGCAGTTTAGGGACTTTTTTCTATGCGATCAGTATGGGCTTGTTAATTGGTTACTTTTTCTCCCGTCAGCAGCCAGAATACGCAGCCCTTGGCATTTTAATTATGGCCTGGGGAGATGGTCTCGCAGCCTTAATTGGTCAAAACTTTGGTCAGCATCCCTATCAGCTTTGGGGGATTCGTAAAACCTGGGAAGGATCGTTGACGATGTTGGTGGTTAGTTTTGTCGTCACTGTTTTGATGCTAGGTATCATTCAGCCAATCAGTCTTTCTTTAATGGCGATCGCCCTGATAGTAGCGATATTGGCAACCTTTCTAGAAACCTTTTCCAAATTTGGAATCGATAACTTAACGGTTCCCCTAGGGAGTGCTATTCTGGCTTTTAGTTTGTCTCAATTTATCCTTTAA
- a CDS encoding diguanylate cyclase, with translation MPYKLVNETLSLVERELADFLADLPDNHPYQMAMSLPYFRQTLKAKILSKIPNRHRVVAGNEMEPLSDNFFLGLLQERVLVEEKIRSMMPNLIQNMSHQQVVLKQLKMCWWVKIHTVIPCVTYFFGPFDSLEEAEQNHWGYIEDLMAEKAFGITFEFQKAQPKALTLIDSPLELKQDLQTLWQHICQIKSQQTVPQAFLESLPGHYLMTDIQGIIKNVSSNICQLLNSNPQEMIGKSLAFFVPQQQIEQFYHHLESMKQSTINSKSLKNWSIQLETPGMVEINVDIETTLRKNHWGEIIGWYWLLHDTTQLSAVSQQNYHDSRHDLLTSLPNRRSLFDFLSNLSQERQSYGSKLFSLLFLDLNGFKKINDRFGHSFGDQVLQAIAQRLLSCVRHQDKVTRLSGDEFAIILEDMNSPQEAKDCAYRIHHAISHPLQIGDEQVTVSGSIGIVISNGHGSDTACLFYYADMAMYESKRTASPYVIHDDVDSQDTQWAKKFSLDSVLAIKPNWEQNGSGKKSLNSAQDSL, from the coding sequence ATGCCTTATAAGCTTGTCAACGAAACATTGTCTTTAGTAGAAAGGGAGCTTGCTGATTTCTTAGCGGACTTACCTGATAATCATCCCTATCAAATGGCGATGTCTTTGCCCTATTTTCGCCAAACGTTAAAAGCAAAGATTTTAAGTAAAATTCCGAATCGCCATCGAGTCGTCGCAGGAAATGAGATGGAACCCTTATCGGATAATTTTTTTCTCGGACTCTTACAGGAACGGGTCTTAGTGGAAGAAAAAATTCGGTCGATGATGCCGAATCTAATTCAAAATATGAGCCATCAACAAGTGGTTCTCAAGCAGTTAAAAATGTGTTGGTGGGTTAAAATTCATACGGTTATTCCCTGTGTCACCTATTTTTTTGGCCCCTTTGATAGCCTAGAAGAAGCCGAGCAAAACCATTGGGGTTATATAGAAGATTTAATGGCTGAAAAAGCGTTCGGGATTACTTTTGAGTTTCAAAAGGCACAACCTAAGGCTTTAACGCTGATTGATTCTCCCTTAGAACTCAAACAGGATTTGCAAACGTTATGGCAACATATTTGTCAGATTAAATCCCAACAGACCGTTCCGCAAGCCTTCTTAGAATCACTGCCAGGGCATTATCTGATGACCGATATTCAGGGCATTATTAAGAATGTAAGTTCCAATATTTGTCAATTACTCAATTCCAATCCCCAAGAAATGATAGGAAAATCTCTCGCCTTTTTTGTTCCTCAACAGCAAATAGAGCAGTTCTATCATCATCTAGAAAGCATGAAGCAGAGCACAATTAATTCAAAGAGCCTTAAAAATTGGTCAATTCAGTTAGAAACCCCAGGCATGGTAGAAATTAATGTTGATATTGAAACTACTTTGCGGAAAAATCACTGGGGAGAAATCATTGGTTGGTATTGGTTACTGCATGATACGACTCAATTGTCTGCTGTTAGTCAGCAAAATTATCATGATTCCCGCCATGATCTTTTAACGTCTTTGCCGAACCGTCGATCGCTATTTGACTTTTTAAGCAATCTCAGCCAGGAGCGTCAAAGCTATGGCTCAAAGTTATTTTCTCTGTTGTTTTTAGATCTCAATGGGTTCAAAAAAATCAATGATCGTTTTGGTCACAGCTTTGGCGATCAAGTATTGCAGGCGATCGCCCAGAGATTATTATCCTGTGTCCGTCATCAAGACAAAGTTACCCGCCTCAGTGGCGATGAATTTGCGATTATTTTAGAAGATATGAATTCTCCCCAAGAAGCAAAAGACTGTGCCTACCGTATTCATCATGCCATAAGTCATCCTTTACAAATTGGCGATGAGCAAGTTACTGTTAGTGGTAGTATCGGCATTGTGATTAGTAATGGTCATGGATCGGATACTGCCTGTCTGTTTTACTATGCTGATATGGCGATGTATGAATCCAAGCGGACAGCTTCTCCCTATGTGATTCATGATGATGTTGACTCTCAAGATACGCAGTGGGCCAAAAAATTCAGTCTTGATTCAGTTTTGGCCATTAAGCCGAACTGGGAACAGAATGGTTCAGGAAAGAAATCTTTAAATTCGGCTCAAGACAGTCTTTAA
- a CDS encoding NACHT domain-containing NTPase has protein sequence MVKRSLKASPNGIQWAKRAFAIKGWTQENLAGEVNLKTRQPIWRFFTGQPVDRQVFMEICSILDLDWREIAQDPPADFLNPGESKTTATPDIGILVQNARSQFRETIQNQCGILQLLDISHPVSINDIYVDVNILEEISSQQHLAIADLQNLEPKDFNRVGLGAIDDTQIPGTQAVERYAKLRVLGRPGVGKTTFLQHLAIQCNQGEFAAHQVPIFISLREFAEESRPKDRYSLSHYLGQKFRAVGIDSSSILKSLLQEGCILLLLDGLDEVLHQDITAVLSEVRKFSEMYHKNRFVVSCRTAAQKLQLRGFTDVEIAPFTEAQITTFAQKWFVALTKTTVEAGEEQSAQFIQKLDLPENWQFRQLVVTPLFLHLACWVFQGKGKLPLKRTEFYKQALDLLLGKWDEARGVARDDIYRGFLLPQKLRLLSQLAAVTFEQGQYFFEQNMIEDYIGNYLQNLPGEILEAEELQIESEAILRAIESQHGLLIERARGIFSFSYLAFQEYFTARTIVASYNLRALEQALEGLVSHITDPHWHEVFLLTTAMLRSADSLVQLMKQQIDALVGEDPYLQEFLRWGSQKSQQIPQESQIATKRAFYLSLAKSPNTAAKFTLACTLDQGIFLDAALENLLIECTNHQVQDLSHTQICGLALNNILVMVLDVGFYKSLQQLRDQMPPESQSRERLDAWWQANYSAWLKKLEKAITDYRNIHHHWQFSPEQEQVLQQYYDANQLLMDCLNSNCEITAAIRQEIEATLLLPQKELEDREWE, from the coding sequence ATGGTTAAGCGATCGCTCAAAGCCTCGCCCAATGGAATTCAATGGGCTAAACGAGCCTTTGCGATCAAGGGCTGGACTCAGGAAAATTTGGCGGGGGAAGTGAATCTAAAAACCCGTCAACCCATCTGGCGTTTTTTTACAGGACAACCTGTTGATCGTCAGGTTTTCATGGAAATTTGTTCGATTTTAGATTTGGATTGGCGAGAAATTGCCCAAGATCCCCCTGCTGATTTTTTAAATCCTGGTGAAAGTAAGACCACTGCCACGCCAGATATTGGCATTTTAGTACAAAATGCGCGATCGCAGTTTCGGGAAACGATTCAAAACCAGTGCGGTATTTTGCAATTATTGGACATTAGCCATCCCGTCAGTATCAATGATATTTATGTTGATGTGAATATTTTGGAGGAGATTTCCAGTCAACAACATTTGGCGATCGCTGATTTACAAAACCTAGAGCCGAAAGACTTTAATCGTGTGGGTTTAGGGGCGATCGATGACACTCAAATTCCTGGCACCCAAGCCGTTGAACGCTATGCCAAGCTACGAGTCTTAGGTCGGCCTGGTGTGGGCAAAACCACTTTTCTACAGCATCTCGCCATTCAATGTAATCAGGGAGAATTTGCTGCCCATCAAGTCCCTATTTTTATCTCTTTAAGAGAATTTGCAGAAGAATCCAGACCCAAAGATAGATATAGTCTTTCTCACTATTTGGGTCAGAAATTTCGGGCAGTGGGCATTGACAGTTCCTCCATCCTGAAAAGTTTATTACAAGAGGGTTGTATTCTCTTGTTGCTTGATGGTTTAGATGAAGTTCTTCACCAGGATATTACTGCTGTTCTGAGTGAAGTTCGCAAATTCTCAGAAATGTATCACAAAAATCGGTTTGTGGTTTCCTGTCGCACTGCTGCCCAAAAACTGCAATTGCGAGGATTTACCGATGTGGAAATTGCCCCTTTTACCGAAGCCCAAATTACCACTTTCGCTCAAAAATGGTTTGTGGCTCTAACAAAAACCACCGTTGAGGCCGGGGAAGAGCAATCGGCTCAATTTATTCAAAAGTTAGACTTGCCTGAAAATTGGCAGTTTCGACAATTGGTTGTTACGCCTCTTTTTCTCCATTTAGCCTGTTGGGTTTTTCAGGGAAAGGGAAAATTACCTCTCAAGCGAACTGAGTTTTATAAACAAGCCTTGGATCTGTTGCTTGGTAAGTGGGATGAAGCCAGAGGTGTCGCACGGGATGACATTTATCGAGGCTTTTTATTGCCCCAAAAACTGCGGTTATTAAGTCAGCTTGCTGCTGTTACCTTTGAACAGGGACAGTACTTTTTTGAGCAAAATATGATTGAAGATTACATTGGCAACTATTTACAAAATTTGCCTGGTGAGATCTTAGAAGCAGAGGAATTACAAATAGAAAGTGAAGCTATTTTGAGAGCGATCGAGTCTCAACACGGACTGTTAATTGAACGGGCGCGAGGCATCTTTTCCTTTTCCTATTTGGCTTTCCAAGAGTATTTTACGGCTCGAACGATCGTAGCAAGCTATAATTTGCGGGCTTTAGAACAAGCTTTAGAGGGTTTAGTAAGTCATATTACCGATCCCCACTGGCACGAAGTCTTTTTATTAACAACGGCGATGTTGCGAAGTGCCGATTCCCTCGTGCAATTAATGAAACAACAAATTGATGCCTTAGTTGGGGAAGATCCCTATCTCCAGGAATTTTTACGATGGGGTAGTCAAAAATCTCAACAAATTCCCCAGGAAAGTCAAATAGCAACCAAACGAGCTTTCTATCTTTCCCTGGCTAAAAGCCCCAATACAGCCGCTAAATTTACCTTGGCTTGTACCTTAGATCAGGGCATATTTTTAGATGCAGCTTTGGAAAATTTATTAATAGAATGCACCAATCATCAGGTTCAAGATCTTTCCCATACCCAGATTTGTGGTCTGGCGTTAAATAATATTCTGGTGATGGTTCTCGATGTCGGATTTTATAAATCGTTACAACAATTGCGGGATCAAATGCCGCCAGAAAGTCAAAGTCGGGAACGTCTGGATGCTTGGTGGCAGGCCAATTATTCTGCTTGGTTAAAAAAATTAGAGAAAGCGATCACCGATTATCGTAATATCCACCACCATTGGCAATTTAGCCCAGAGCAGGAACAAGTTTTGCAACAATATTATGATGCCAATCAACTGCTCATGGATTGTTTGAATAGTAATTGTGAAATTACGGCTGCCATTCGACAAGAAATCGAAGCCACATTGCTATTGCCTCAAAAGGAACTGGAAGATCGGGAGTGGGAATAG
- a CDS encoding aldose epimerase: protein MFAITTHSDQYLTYTLTDHKHLVRLEVVPERGGIVTRWTLQGQDLLYLDQERFQDPNLSIRGGIPILFPICGNLPGDRYNHPQQTYHLKQHGFARDLPWQVIDQTTDVCASLTLRLASNEITRANYPFDFEVLFTYQLQGNSLKIQQRYTNHSDEIMPFSTGLHPYFWIKDKSQLRFDIPATMYQDQKRLAVFPFEDRFDFEQPEIDAVFKAIKRHSASFTDPERSLTLSLKYSDQYSTVVFWTLQGKDYICLEPWTAPRNALNTGEKLIKLEPEQSLDTIVELTAELF, encoded by the coding sequence GTGTTTGCGATCACTACCCACTCCGATCAATATCTAACCTATACCCTCACCGATCACAAGCACCTAGTACGGTTAGAAGTGGTGCCAGAACGGGGCGGAATTGTGACTCGTTGGACATTACAGGGTCAGGATTTGCTCTATCTGGATCAGGAACGTTTTCAAGATCCCAATCTCAGTATTCGCGGTGGTATTCCCATTCTTTTTCCGATTTGTGGTAATTTACCCGGCGATCGCTATAACCATCCTCAACAGACCTATCACCTCAAACAACATGGTTTTGCGCGGGATCTGCCTTGGCAAGTCATAGACCAGACCACCGATGTCTGCGCCAGCTTAACCCTCAGACTCGCCAGCAACGAAATCACAAGAGCCAATTATCCATTTGATTTTGAAGTTCTCTTTACCTACCAACTCCAGGGCAATAGCCTTAAGATCCAACAGCGTTACACGAATCACTCCGACGAGATTATGCCCTTTTCCACTGGGCTACATCCCTATTTTTGGATCAAGGATAAGAGTCAACTCCGCTTTGATATTCCGGCGACCATGTATCAAGATCAAAAACGATTAGCAGTTTTTCCCTTTGAAGATCGTTTTGACTTTGAACAGCCAGAAATTGATGCGGTCTTTAAGGCGATTAAACGCCATTCCGCCAGTTTTACCGATCCAGAGCGGAGTTTAACCCTTTCCCTCAAATATTCTGATCAGTATTCAACCGTCGTCTTTTGGACGCTTCAGGGCAAGGACTATATTTGTTTGGAACCCTGGACTGCCCCCCGTAACGCTTTAAATACCGGAGAAAAACTGATTAAGCTAGAACCGGAGCAATCTCTAGACACGATTGTCGAACTAACAGCGGAACTTTTTTGA
- a CDS encoding ATP phosphoribosyltransferase regulatory subunit — translation MIHQPPAGARDLLPVEVAQKAWINDRLQKVFQGWGYQRIVTSTLEWLDTLVAGGAIEPTTVIQLRDSAEGALGLRPELTASIARAAMTRMSDSGYPQRLCYRANVFRNPPTGYHGKQLEFYQAGVELLFVGGVLADAEILLLMAESLKALGIEQWQVILGEAGLTRSLLARFPEALRKSVRECITDLDYVKLQGLDYPSVALRDWALQLFDLRGEAADILPKVAQLDLDGDSRDRVNNLKSLVELVQNTQDCPLALILDLSWLQPFDYYTGIVFQVVNTAADQWRVLGQGGRYDQLLGLYHPQKQSLPGIGFSLNIEDLHASLLSSDHLPKTTPAIDWLVIPQTPDVEIAAFRYAQSLRSNDDSLRVELDLGQRTETEIKDYALDCQIQQLAWVSPEGQIRTEVLSKSSY, via the coding sequence ATGATTCATCAACCACCAGCCGGAGCAAGGGATTTACTGCCTGTTGAAGTTGCCCAAAAAGCTTGGATTAATGACCGCCTCCAAAAAGTCTTTCAGGGCTGGGGTTATCAACGCATTGTCACTTCTACCCTGGAATGGTTAGACACCTTAGTGGCCGGAGGGGCGATTGAACCAACGACGGTAATCCAACTGCGGGATAGTGCGGAAGGGGCTTTAGGCTTGCGGCCAGAGTTAACAGCTTCGATCGCCAGGGCGGCCATGACCCGGATGAGTGACAGTGGCTATCCTCAACGCCTTTGCTATCGAGCCAATGTTTTCCGTAATCCACCAACGGGTTATCACGGCAAGCAACTGGAATTTTATCAAGCGGGCGTTGAGTTACTATTTGTGGGCGGTGTGCTAGCGGATGCGGAAATTTTATTATTAATGGCAGAGTCTTTGAAAGCTCTAGGGATTGAACAGTGGCAGGTGATTTTAGGAGAGGCCGGCTTAACGCGATCGCTGTTGGCTCGTTTTCCTGAGGCTTTACGTAAATCGGTGAGAGAATGTATTACTGACCTAGACTACGTTAAATTGCAAGGGCTAGATTATCCTTCAGTAGCTTTGCGAGATTGGGCCTTGCAGCTATTTGATCTGCGGGGAGAAGCAGCAGATATCTTACCAAAAGTGGCCCAACTGGATTTGGATGGGGATAGCCGCGATCGGGTAAACAATTTAAAATCATTGGTAGAACTGGTTCAAAATACTCAAGATTGCCCCTTAGCTCTGATTTTAGATCTCAGTTGGCTTCAGCCCTTTGATTACTACACTGGTATCGTTTTTCAAGTAGTCAATACCGCCGCCGATCAATGGCGTGTTCTCGGTCAAGGCGGACGCTACGATCAGTTGTTAGGGCTTTACCATCCCCAAAAACAATCATTGCCTGGGATCGGTTTTTCGCTCAATATTGAAGATTTACACGCTAGTTTGCTCTCTAGTGACCATTTACCCAAAACTACACCGGCGATCGATTGGCTGGTTATTCCCCAAACCCCCGATGTGGAGATTGCCGCTTTCCGCTATGCCCAAAGTTTGCGTTCAAACGATGACTCTCTACGGGTGGAATTAGACTTAGGACAGCGTACAGAGACGGAAATTAAGGACTATGCCCTGGATTGTCAGATTCAACAATTGGCTTGGGTCAGTCCAGAGGGACAGATACGGACAGAAGTGCTTTCAAAATCATCTTATTGA